A genomic stretch from Aerococcaceae bacterium zg-1292 includes:
- a CDS encoding homoserine kinase produces MEISIKVPATSANLGLGFDSIGVAVNKFLEITASPSPHWQFEFETDFLVNLPRDEQNLVARTAIVVAQKYQQTMPPLSVKMRSDIPLTHGLGSSSSAIVAGVELANHFCQLNLSEAEKIEFGSEMEGHPDNVGPCITGGVFIGAYDEGTLVYETFELDNVALIISVPPYELSTEKARNVLPTTYQKHDAVMQNALNNVMVAALIKGDYQKMGQLMMRDRLHEPYRQVLIPEFEMVRKLAMATGAYASVISGAGPTILTLCEESKADTIICQLQMAVASCQHECVDIYQPN; encoded by the coding sequence ATGGAAATATCAATAAAAGTTCCAGCTACAAGTGCGAATCTTGGCTTAGGATTTGATTCTATCGGTGTGGCAGTTAATAAATTTTTAGAAATAACAGCTTCGCCGTCACCACACTGGCAATTTGAGTTTGAAACTGATTTTCTAGTGAATTTACCGCGAGATGAGCAAAATTTAGTGGCGCGTACTGCAATCGTTGTGGCGCAGAAATATCAACAGACGATGCCACCGTTATCCGTTAAAATGCGCAGTGATATACCACTGACACATGGCTTAGGTAGCTCATCGAGTGCGATTGTTGCAGGTGTTGAATTAGCGAACCATTTTTGTCAATTGAATTTATCAGAGGCTGAAAAGATTGAATTTGGTAGTGAAATGGAAGGGCACCCGGATAATGTAGGCCCTTGTATTACTGGTGGTGTATTTATTGGCGCTTACGATGAGGGAACCCTTGTATATGAAACATTTGAACTCGATAATGTGGCGTTGATAATTAGTGTGCCACCGTATGAATTAAGTACCGAAAAGGCTCGAAATGTATTGCCGACAACCTATCAAAAACACGATGCGGTGATGCAAAATGCGTTGAATAATGTCATGGTGGCTGCGTTAATCAAAGGTGATTATCAAAAAATGGGACAATTGATGATGCGTGACCGATTGCACGAGCCGTATCGCCAAGTATTGATTCCAGAATTTGAAATGGTGCGCAAACTAGCTATGGCGACAGGTGCCTATGCGTCAGTTATTAGTGGAGCAGGGCCAACTATTTTAACATTATGTGAAGAATCAAAAGCAGACACCATCATCTGTCAATTACAAATGGCTGTTGCATCTTGCCAACATGAATGCGTTGATATTTATCAGCCGAATTAA
- a CDS encoding thioesterase family protein, with translation MSTQYTYTVEPHHAAAVIGSGGLDVLSTPMLIAYMENAAYLTCQEQLDDTQSTVGAQFSIQHLAPSAIHDTITVTINAMKQDGRQYHFELSASDSNRTIATATHTRVIILKEKFMARITA, from the coding sequence ATGTCAACCCAATATACTTATACAGTAGAACCACATCATGCAGCTGCCGTCATCGGTTCTGGCGGCCTCGATGTCTTGAGTACACCAATGCTAATCGCCTATATGGAAAATGCTGCTTACTTAACTTGCCAAGAACAACTTGATGACACGCAATCGACTGTCGGAGCACAATTTTCCATACAACATCTAGCACCGAGTGCGATACACGATACCATTACAGTCACTATCAATGCGATGAAGCAAGATGGTCGGCAGTATCACTTTGAATTAAGTGCTTCCGATTCAAATAGAACCATCGCAACTGCTACACATACACGTGTTATCATCCTTAAAGAAAAATTTATGGCACGTATTACAGCTTAA
- the serS gene encoding serine--tRNA ligase, which produces MLDRKVLRDKFEEVAAKLATRGIDRETLTNYQTLGVERRELLVEVEQLKQHRNTVSQEIAQLKRNKENADDKIAEMKTLGDTIKTKDETLTKLNESLEAIEFRLPNIPHESVPVGEGEEENEEVRRWGEPKQFDFEPLNHWDIAEKLDILDFERGAKVAGARFVFYKGLGARLERAIYNFMLDTHTEKNGYTEMIPPYMVNNQSMFGTGQYPKFVEDTFQLTDERGFTLIPTAEVPLTNYVADEILSLEQLPIKMTAMSPSFRSEAGSAGRDTRGLIRLHQFHKVELVKIAHPDHSYEELEAMTKNAEGILQALNIPYRVLALSTGDMGFSAAKTYDIEAWIPGQNTYREISSCSNCEDFQARRAKIRFRNEDDKVTYVHTLNGSGLAVGRTLVAILENYQQADGSVKIPDVLVPYMGGVTEIR; this is translated from the coding sequence ATGTTAGACCGTAAAGTATTAAGAGATAAATTTGAAGAAGTTGCAGCGAAATTAGCAACTCGTGGCATAGACCGTGAAACATTGACGAATTACCAAACGTTGGGTGTAGAACGTCGTGAATTATTAGTGGAGGTAGAGCAATTAAAACAACATCGTAACACCGTTTCTCAAGAAATCGCACAATTAAAACGCAACAAAGAAAATGCGGACGATAAAATCGCTGAAATGAAAACATTAGGCGACACAATTAAAACCAAAGATGAAACATTAACTAAATTAAACGAATCACTCGAAGCGATTGAGTTTCGTTTACCGAATATTCCACATGAATCTGTGCCAGTTGGTGAGGGTGAAGAAGAAAATGAAGAGGTCCGTCGTTGGGGGGAACCGAAGCAATTTGATTTTGAGCCGCTTAATCACTGGGATATTGCAGAAAAACTGGATATTTTAGATTTCGAGCGTGGCGCAAAAGTTGCGGGAGCCCGATTTGTCTTTTATAAAGGTTTAGGTGCCCGTTTAGAGCGTGCCATTTATAACTTTATGTTAGATACGCATACTGAGAAAAATGGTTACACTGAGATGATTCCACCATATATGGTTAACAATCAATCAATGTTTGGTACTGGGCAATATCCGAAATTTGTTGAAGATACTTTCCAATTAACTGACGAACGTGGTTTTACACTTATTCCGACAGCAGAAGTGCCATTAACAAACTATGTTGCGGATGAAATTTTATCACTAGAACAACTACCGATAAAAATGACAGCCATGTCACCTTCATTCCGTTCTGAAGCAGGGAGTGCGGGGCGTGACACACGCGGATTGATTCGTCTGCACCAATTCCATAAAGTTGAACTCGTAAAAATTGCCCATCCTGACCATTCATATGAAGAATTAGAGGCGATGACTAAAAATGCAGAAGGTATTTTACAAGCGTTGAATATTCCATACCGTGTTTTAGCATTATCAACGGGCGATATGGGCTTCTCAGCTGCGAAAACCTATGATATTGAAGCCTGGATTCCAGGACAAAATACATACCGTGAAATCAGTTCATGTTCAAACTGTGAAGATTTCCAAGCACGACGTGCAAAAATTCGCTTCCGTAATGAAGACGATAAAGTAACGTATGTTCATACGCTGAACGGTTCTGGTTTAGCTGTTGGCCGAACATTAGTGGCGATTTTAGAAAATTATCAACAAGCAGATGGTAGTGTGAAAATTCCAGATGTATTAGTGCCTTACATGGGTGGCGTGACTGAAATTCGTTAA
- a CDS encoding extracellular solute-binding protein, whose translation MKKSLFKKISKAILALSALGTVIAPTVANAASSDANAFTIYSNKSETQKALTEYAAKWGKENGVNVTVKVCSGSCTLADQLKADFTAGDGPDVFVIEGQAGYDMWKDVLQPISGKWVDQTDFEFKQDGKVYGFPVSVEGYGLAYNKELLEKAGIDPESLNSFEAVKSAFEDLEKRKEELGLSTVVANATKEGETWIMGIHDFNAYLGAGLENGDRSVVEKFVKGEVDEERLSKYADWVELLFKHTDKQMLTVGTQEDMDIAFAQGKAAFLHQGSWKDPNLTELDAKFKMGFIPYQTLGADKNGEGLFIGAPSYYVVNKDTAALEKITKFFDDMVGTEAGQDYMVNKANMISAYSSTKAKPSTPLSSAISQWVADGKPVYSFDNPYFMPDGFGMSNLGPIYGQFAQGNIDKAQFMELIKAEIAKVPELLGQ comes from the coding sequence ATGAAAAAATCATTGTTCAAAAAAATCAGTAAGGCTATCCTAGCGTTAAGTGCATTAGGAACAGTTATTGCACCAACCGTTGCTAATGCTGCATCCAGTGATGCCAATGCGTTCACTATTTATTCAAATAAGAGTGAAACACAAAAAGCGTTAACTGAATATGCTGCTAAATGGGGTAAAGAAAATGGTGTTAATGTTACGGTGAAAGTATGTTCAGGTTCATGTACATTAGCGGATCAATTGAAAGCAGACTTTACAGCAGGGGACGGACCAGACGTATTTGTTATCGAAGGTCAAGCTGGATATGATATGTGGAAAGATGTTTTACAACCAATTTCTGGTAAATGGGTTGACCAAACAGATTTTGAATTCAAACAAGACGGCAAAGTCTATGGTTTCCCAGTATCAGTAGAAGGATATGGTTTAGCTTATAACAAAGAATTATTAGAAAAAGCAGGTATTGATCCTGAAAGCTTAAATTCATTTGAAGCAGTGAAATCAGCATTTGAAGATTTAGAAAAACGTAAAGAAGAATTAGGTTTATCAACGGTAGTAGCTAATGCAACTAAAGAAGGTGAAACTTGGATTATGGGTATCCATGATTTCAACGCATACTTAGGTGCAGGTTTAGAAAATGGGGACCGTTCAGTCGTTGAAAAATTTGTTAAAGGTGAAGTAGACGAAGAACGTTTATCAAAATATGCTGATTGGGTAGAATTATTATTCAAACACACTGATAAACAAATGTTAACAGTTGGTACGCAAGAAGATATGGATATTGCCTTTGCTCAAGGTAAAGCAGCCTTCTTACACCAAGGTTCTTGGAAAGACCCTAACTTAACAGAATTAGATGCTAAATTTAAAATGGGCTTCATCCCTTATCAAACATTAGGCGCTGACAAAAATGGCGAAGGTTTATTTATCGGAGCACCTTCTTACTATGTTGTAAACAAAGATACAGCAGCATTAGAAAAAATTACTAAATTCTTTGATGATATGGTTGGTACAGAAGCAGGTCAAGATTACATGGTTAATAAAGCAAACATGATTTCTGCTTACTCTTCAACAAAAGCAAAACCAAGTACACCATTATCTAGCGCTATCTCACAATGGGTTGCTGATGGAAAACCTGTTTATTCATTCGATAACCCATACTTCATGCCAGATGGATTTGGTATGTCTAACTTAGGACCAATCTACGGTCAATTTGCTCAAGGAAATATTGACAAAGCACAATTTATGGAATTAATTAAAGCTGAAATTGCGAAAGTTCCAGAATTATTAGGTCAATAA
- a CDS encoding sugar ABC transporter permease yields MATQSRRGKRERRNFVILVSPALFIFSLVIIVPFFLGLYYSFTNWGGIIKPVTKMVGFENYAQAFKDTRFQYSLLVTAIFAIINVLVVNFIAFGLALLVSSEVKLKNMYRAGFFVPNLIGGLVLGYIWQFVFNNVFPNLGKAIGSEFLVNNLFLGNPRLAVMALVITNTWQYAGYIMMIYFAALQNVPKSLTEAASLDGANWWFRLRHITIPMIMPAFTVSLFLTINNSFKMFDVNYSLTGGGPSMLWANQAIKSTEFITMNIYNTASVENQMARGQARAIILFVILVVISITQTTITKRKEVEM; encoded by the coding sequence ATGGCAACACAGTCAAGACGCGGAAAACGTGAACGACGTAATTTTGTGATTTTAGTTTCTCCGGCATTATTTATATTTTCTCTTGTTATTATTGTTCCATTTTTCTTAGGTCTTTACTATTCATTCACTAACTGGGGTGGCATTATTAAGCCAGTTACAAAGATGGTAGGGTTTGAGAATTATGCTCAAGCATTTAAGGATACACGTTTCCAATATTCATTATTAGTAACCGCAATTTTTGCGATTATTAACGTATTGGTTGTAAACTTTATCGCTTTTGGCTTAGCATTACTCGTTTCAAGTGAAGTTAAACTGAAAAATATGTACCGTGCAGGATTTTTCGTACCGAATTTAATTGGGGGATTAGTACTCGGTTATATTTGGCAATTCGTCTTTAACAATGTCTTTCCAAACTTAGGAAAAGCCATCGGCAGCGAATTCTTAGTGAATAATCTATTTTTAGGGAATCCACGTTTGGCAGTCATGGCACTAGTGATTACCAATACTTGGCAATATGCGGGTTATATTATGATGATTTACTTTGCGGCATTGCAAAATGTACCAAAATCATTGACCGAAGCTGCCTCATTGGACGGAGCAAACTGGTGGTTTAGATTGCGTCATATTACAATTCCGATGATTATGCCAGCTTTTACGGTGTCATTGTTTTTAACAATTAATAACTCATTCAAGATGTTCGATGTTAACTACTCATTAACTGGCGGAGGTCCATCAATGTTATGGGCTAATCAAGCGATTAAGAGTACCGAATTTATTACGATGAATATTTATAATACGGCATCGGTTGAAAACCAAATGGCACGTGGACAGGCTAGAGCGATTATCTTATTCGTTATTTTAGTAGTCATAAGTATTACGCAAACGACGATTACGAAGAGAAAAGAGGTTGAAATGTAA
- a CDS encoding carbohydrate ABC transporter permease, protein MSKKTAGRWALEIFAALTFILFISPIILLIINAAKTSPQILSNPLNLPKEWGNLWNNIVEIWNNPVVKYKESFLSSVIITVLSLTLITLISSLAAWGLVRYQSKWSNVIFLIFVASMVIPFQVVMYPLISWFKTVSDHVTIPFMGFSLLRSYQGIILAYIGFGMGLSIFMFHGFIKGVPLEIEEAAEIDGCNKFQTFFYVVLPILKPIYITIIILNGIWIWNDFLLPLLLLGKGNAIQTLPIAVSNFAGAFTKEWDMILSSALFVMLPIIIIFLIAQKQILKGMVDGAIK, encoded by the coding sequence ATGAGTAAAAAAACAGCAGGCCGTTGGGCATTAGAAATTTTTGCCGCATTAACCTTTATTCTATTCATTAGTCCAATTATATTACTAATCATTAACGCAGCGAAAACCTCGCCACAAATTTTATCAAATCCATTGAATTTACCGAAAGAATGGGGGAATCTTTGGAATAATATTGTAGAGATTTGGAATAATCCGGTCGTTAAGTATAAAGAAAGTTTCTTATCGTCAGTGATTATTACTGTATTATCGTTGACACTCATTACGTTGATTTCGTCATTGGCAGCTTGGGGCTTGGTTCGTTATCAATCCAAATGGTCAAACGTTATCTTCTTAATCTTTGTCGCATCAATGGTTATTCCGTTCCAAGTTGTTATGTATCCATTAATTTCATGGTTTAAAACGGTCAGTGACCATGTAACGATTCCATTTATGGGATTCAGCTTACTGCGTTCGTACCAAGGGATTATTTTAGCTTATATCGGGTTCGGGATGGGACTATCCATTTTTATGTTCCATGGATTTATTAAAGGAGTACCATTAGAAATCGAAGAAGCTGCAGAAATTGATGGCTGTAATAAATTCCAAACATTTTTCTATGTAGTATTACCGATTTTAAAACCAATCTATATTACCATCATTATTTTAAATGGTATTTGGATTTGGAATGACTTCTTATTACCATTATTATTATTAGGTAAAGGAAATGCCATTCAAACCTTACCAATCGCTGTATCCAACTTTGCCGGAGCCTTTACAAAAGAATGGGACATGATTTTAAGTTCTGCTTTATTTGTTATGTTGCCAATTATTATCATCTTCTTGATTGCGCAAAAACAAATCTTAAAAGGTATGGTAGACGGCGCCATCAAGTAA
- a CDS encoding DUF1349 domain-containing protein, protein MNFDITQLQWINEPTTYTIAPEKLSITTEPYTDLWQRTYYHFRNDNAPVLQLPTDEAYFTFTVKVDFNGSKQRFDQAGVVVYLDSEHWLKASVEYENDAFQHLGSVVTNHGYSDWATMEIPATVKDIWFRLSRRQDDFKLEFSTDGVRFEQMRIAHLFTVKEQISFGVYACSPEDSSFTAHFTQMNIGECLWQVHDGQQPD, encoded by the coding sequence ATGAATTTTGATATCACACAATTACAATGGATTAATGAACCAACAACCTACACGATAGCGCCTGAGAAACTATCGATTACCACTGAACCGTACACGGACTTATGGCAACGCACGTATTATCATTTTCGTAATGACAATGCGCCGGTATTGCAGTTGCCGACAGATGAAGCATACTTTACATTTACAGTTAAAGTTGATTTTAATGGCAGTAAACAGCGCTTTGACCAAGCTGGAGTAGTTGTCTATTTAGACAGTGAGCATTGGCTAAAAGCATCAGTTGAATATGAAAATGATGCCTTTCAACATTTAGGCAGTGTGGTTACCAATCATGGTTATTCCGACTGGGCGACGATGGAAATTCCTGCAACAGTAAAAGATATTTGGTTTCGATTAAGTCGCCGCCAAGATGATTTTAAGCTTGAATTTTCAACAGATGGTGTGCGTTTTGAACAAATGCGCATTGCTCACTTGTTTACAGTCAAAGAACAAATTTCGTTTGGTGTTTACGCATGTAGTCCGGAAGATTCTAGCTTTACAGCGCATTTTACTCAGATGAACATCGGTGAATGTTTATGGCAAGTTCATGATGGTCAGCAGCCAGATTAA
- a CDS encoding MgtC/SapB family protein, with amino-acid sequence MRGIIDLHSLNFWSINIRIILAVLIGGIIGVERSMKNHTAGFRTHILVCLGSTLVMMTNVYIHEHYGEADPSRMAAQVISGIGFLGAGTILVTKYNQVKGLTTAAGLWTAACVGLAIGIGFYEGALATAFFIILIMTLFQRLKKTIEMRALGVDCYIVFKNMDSFKEFLVYCAHRGWVVNHVERVETKPHHDGNLAYSMTVDLNEVHEHEHFVQDVAIVDGIIEVVEYY; translated from the coding sequence TTGCGTGGAATAATTGATTTGCATAGTTTGAATTTTTGGTCGATAAATATTCGTATCATACTAGCAGTTTTAATCGGTGGAATCATTGGTGTTGAACGCTCCATGAAAAATCATACTGCTGGTTTTCGAACCCATATTTTAGTTTGTCTAGGTTCAACCTTAGTGATGATGACAAATGTTTATATTCATGAACACTATGGTGAAGCCGATCCATCACGGATGGCGGCACAAGTAATTAGCGGGATTGGTTTTTTAGGTGCGGGAACTATTCTAGTTACCAAGTATAATCAAGTTAAAGGGTTGACAACGGCAGCGGGCTTATGGACAGCAGCTTGTGTTGGTTTAGCGATTGGTATTGGTTTTTACGAGGGTGCACTCGCAACAGCATTTTTTATTATTCTGATTATGACACTGTTCCAACGGCTTAAAAAAACTATCGAAATGCGTGCACTGGGTGTCGATTGTTATATCGTGTTTAAAAATATGGATAGCTTTAAAGAGTTTCTTGTGTATTGTGCCCATCGTGGTTGGGTAGTCAATCATGTTGAAAGGGTAGAAACGAAGCCGCATCATGATGGTAATTTAGCCTATTCGATGACGGTGGATTTAAATGAAGTCCATGAGCACGAACATTTTGTGCAAGATGTAGCGATTGTTGATGGCATTATAGAAGTTGTGGAGTATTATTAA
- a CDS encoding MFS transporter: MRVRTYRDTVIACCFAYVIQAMVINYVPLLFVRFQSEYQIDLLALTGLVTINFLVQLLADALSIPIIRLLGYRWTALLAHFLAVLGFLAMAYLPQTMAQPYIALLFATVLYSAGGGLIEVVTNPIVEAIPNDNSERMMSILHSFYSWGFVGVTILAALYFYVIGIAHWRWLTLLWCLLPLYNLIQFIFVPLPTVIEEVEEPLHFYQLLTKRTFWIYALMMFSAGASEMALSQWLSLFMEETVGFSKAVGDLAGPLSFAVMMGLARTYFGFGSHRLSIRSFIKICLGALTLSIILMSWSPTPWLSLLASGLYGGAVGILWPGTYALATQGMSHNGPMMFGLLALIGDLGCTMGPYLIGRVASHFAGNFRMGILTSLLFPLIFALMLVATKTTNERSESMKHEGA; this comes from the coding sequence ATGAGAGTAAGAACATATCGTGATACGGTAATAGCGTGTTGCTTTGCCTATGTGATACAGGCGATGGTGATTAATTATGTGCCGTTATTGTTTGTTCGATTTCAAAGCGAATACCAGATTGATTTATTAGCGTTGACAGGATTGGTGACGATTAACTTTTTAGTGCAATTATTAGCAGATGCTTTATCGATACCGATTATTCGCTTGCTTGGATATCGCTGGACGGCTTTATTGGCGCATTTTTTAGCTGTATTAGGTTTTCTGGCAATGGCGTATTTACCTCAAACGATGGCGCAACCGTATATTGCTTTGTTATTTGCAACTGTCTTGTATAGTGCAGGGGGCGGATTAATTGAGGTGGTCACTAATCCAATCGTTGAAGCGATTCCCAATGATAATAGTGAACGGATGATGAGTATTTTGCATTCATTTTATAGTTGGGGCTTTGTAGGTGTGACGATTTTAGCGGCATTGTATTTTTATGTGATTGGAATCGCACACTGGCGCTGGCTAACCTTATTGTGGTGCTTACTGCCATTGTATAATTTGATTCAATTTATCTTTGTCCCCTTACCGACAGTGATTGAAGAAGTGGAAGAGCCATTGCATTTTTACCAATTATTAACAAAAAGAACTTTTTGGATCTATGCGTTAATGATGTTTTCAGCAGGTGCCAGCGAAATGGCGTTGAGCCAATGGTTATCCTTGTTCATGGAAGAAACAGTCGGTTTTTCAAAAGCAGTGGGTGATTTAGCGGGTCCCTTATCCTTTGCGGTCATGATGGGATTGGCGCGTACGTATTTTGGTTTTGGCAGTCACCGCTTATCCATTCGTTCCTTTATTAAAATATGTTTGGGTGCCTTGACGCTATCGATTATTTTGATGTCATGGAGTCCAACTCCATGGTTGAGTTTATTGGCGAGTGGATTATATGGTGGTGCAGTCGGTATTTTATGGCCAGGAACTTATGCATTAGCCACTCAAGGGATGTCGCATAACGGACCGATGATGTTTGGTTTATTGGCATTGATTGGAGATTTAGGATGTACTATGGGACCGTATTTAATTGGGCGAGTGGCCAGTCACTTCGCTGGGAATTTTCGCATGGGTATTTTGACGAGTTTGTTATTTCCATTGATTTTTGCGTTGATGCTTGTTGCCACAAAGACGACAAATGAACGCTCGGAATCGATGAAACATGAAGGCGCATAG
- the pheS gene encoding phenylalanine--tRNA ligase subunit alpha: MSTILKETLDKIDLLVVEAIQDLKEVQSIKQLNDIRIKYSGKKGAINEIAKVMKDLNNDERKILGQKMNEFKQDIEMRLDHCLQEIEQRELAQQLAEETLDVTLPGRRNHYGSRHIITQTMEEIEDLFIGMGYQIIEGPEVELDHYNFEMMNLPKDHPARDMQDTFYITEEVLMRTHTSPVQARTMEQHDFEKDGPLKMISPGKVFRRDSDDATHSHQFHQIEGLVVDKNITLADLKGTLLQFAQTLFGEEREIRLRPSFFPFTEPSVEVDVSCFKCGGEGCSVCKKTGWIEILGAGIVHPNVLEMAGIDSTQYSGFAFGLGPDRVAMLKYNVDDIRHFYQNDLRFLEQFKGGQN; encoded by the coding sequence ATGTCAACAATTTTAAAAGAGACATTAGATAAAATCGATTTACTCGTTGTCGAAGCGATACAAGATTTAAAAGAAGTGCAATCGATTAAGCAATTAAATGATATACGTATCAAATATAGTGGTAAAAAAGGTGCCATTAATGAAATTGCTAAAGTAATGAAAGATTTAAACAATGATGAACGCAAGATACTAGGTCAAAAGATGAATGAGTTCAAGCAAGATATTGAAATGCGTTTAGACCATTGTTTACAAGAAATTGAACAACGTGAATTAGCACAACAATTAGCTGAAGAAACATTGGATGTAACTTTGCCAGGTCGGCGTAATCATTATGGCAGTCGTCATATTATCACGCAAACAATGGAAGAAATTGAAGATTTATTTATTGGGATGGGCTACCAAATTATTGAGGGGCCGGAAGTTGAATTAGATCACTACAATTTTGAGATGATGAACTTGCCTAAAGACCATCCAGCACGTGATATGCAAGATACCTTTTATATTACAGAAGAAGTGTTAATGCGGACACATACTTCACCGGTTCAAGCGCGTACGATGGAACAGCATGATTTTGAAAAAGATGGGCCATTAAAAATGATTAGTCCAGGGAAAGTATTCCGCCGTGATAGTGATGATGCGACACACTCCCATCAATTCCATCAAATTGAAGGTTTAGTGGTCGACAAAAATATTACGCTAGCTGATTTAAAAGGCACATTATTACAATTCGCACAAACATTATTCGGTGAGGAACGTGAGATTCGTTTACGTCCGAGTTTCTTTCCGTTTACTGAGCCATCAGTCGAAGTGGATGTTTCTTGCTTCAAGTGTGGCGGTGAAGGCTGTTCAGTTTGTAAGAAAACAGGTTGGATTGAAATTCTAGGTGCAGGAATTGTTCATCCAAATGTATTAGAGATGGCAGGGATTGACTCGACGCAATATTCCGGCTTTGCATTTGGCTTGGGACCAGACCGTGTGGCGATGTTAAAATATAATGTCGATGATATTCGTCACTTCTACCAAAATGATTTACGCTTCTTAGAGCAGTTCAAAGGAGGGCAAAACTAA